A genomic segment from Lignipirellula cremea encodes:
- a CDS encoding glycosyl hydrolase family 28-related protein: MISLTLRIASGIVFSLWTSVLLAEPATLQLPRLDWEPRSDWQSVRDQGAKGDGKTDDTAAIQKVLDEVTNGTTVYFPPGKYRITQKLSITGPAIGVLVIGHGRDTTLVWDGADEGVLFQDDGVSASRYIGLTFEGGGKAAVGFNHYSTKRFETEVLHRHLAFRNFTTAGLLAVKQDRYALAETTFDNCLFENCAVGASFTSFNDYNWTFDGCEFRDCGVGLDCHHGNFYARNSHFQNSKVVDMRALPEHGCSLRRCTSLGSQQFLFFQNSVSPFTIQDCHVSGWKNPQGAIQLDGAPVVLFDCSFVDPPSAAAPVQAMRQTQRIIASENTAPGCDELIRGGNPQFRYVLPAGKSKGSLASAERSFFRTTVAVPGKVFDARRDFHAQADGRTDDTAAVQACIDAARAHGKGAIAYLPTGVYVIKETLRITGQDYYVGGSGFLSKLFWKGAEGGVLVEVEKPDHLTLQALAIGNHDVGKMNNGIDVLQQGSGKATHVTYDHVFAYGMYQRQPFVKGMQFRNLGPNEVVKIDGVQGNLRFENCAQATILAGTSFEGSVVVEGAGKNRDGFLGFLTRLSTQTTHGLYVRDNHSVVMSDFYIEQANNGFVFQGSSELPPGQVTLQGGKLDFTVPKDKPKEGTAMTIDDYQGQIFFGPNQFYVNPPNVRITYKGQGGAELTVWASLFYKTSLDLQGDKSLLIRLIGNEGVDNVTGEGEVTYLYSADKDAEAAAEKLTAALDHLRELGRWDLQLNHPQE; this comes from the coding sequence GTGATCTCACTTACTTTGCGAATTGCCTCTGGCATCGTTTTCTCATTGTGGACCTCCGTGTTACTGGCGGAACCGGCGACGCTTCAGCTCCCTCGCCTGGACTGGGAGCCGCGCTCGGATTGGCAGAGTGTGCGCGATCAGGGAGCCAAAGGGGACGGCAAGACCGACGACACGGCGGCGATCCAAAAGGTACTGGATGAAGTAACCAATGGAACCACCGTCTACTTTCCGCCTGGCAAGTATCGGATTACGCAGAAGCTGAGCATCACCGGGCCGGCGATCGGGGTCCTGGTGATTGGACATGGCCGCGATACGACGCTGGTCTGGGACGGGGCGGACGAAGGGGTCCTGTTCCAGGACGATGGGGTCTCTGCTTCCCGCTACATTGGCCTGACCTTTGAAGGGGGCGGCAAAGCGGCGGTCGGATTCAACCATTACTCGACCAAACGCTTTGAGACCGAGGTGCTGCATCGCCACCTGGCTTTCCGCAATTTTACCACGGCCGGACTGCTGGCCGTCAAGCAGGATCGCTACGCCCTGGCTGAAACGACGTTCGACAATTGCCTGTTCGAGAACTGCGCCGTGGGCGCCTCGTTTACCAGCTTCAATGATTACAACTGGACTTTTGACGGTTGTGAATTCCGCGACTGCGGCGTGGGGCTCGATTGTCATCACGGCAACTTCTATGCACGCAATTCCCATTTCCAGAACAGCAAGGTCGTCGATATGCGCGCCCTGCCTGAACATGGCTGCTCGCTGCGTCGTTGCACATCGCTTGGCTCGCAGCAGTTTCTGTTTTTCCAGAACTCGGTCTCCCCCTTCACCATCCAAGACTGCCACGTTTCGGGTTGGAAAAATCCCCAGGGCGCCATTCAGCTGGATGGGGCTCCGGTCGTGCTGTTCGATTGCAGTTTTGTCGATCCGCCGAGCGCCGCCGCACCCGTGCAGGCCATGCGGCAGACGCAGCGAATTATCGCTTCCGAAAATACCGCACCCGGGTGTGACGAGCTGATTCGCGGAGGCAATCCCCAGTTCCGCTACGTGCTGCCGGCCGGCAAAAGCAAAGGGAGTCTCGCTTCGGCCGAGCGCAGCTTCTTCCGCACCACGGTCGCCGTGCCTGGCAAGGTGTTCGACGCCCGGCGGGACTTCCACGCCCAGGCGGACGGACGCACCGACGATACGGCCGCCGTGCAAGCGTGTATCGACGCCGCCCGCGCCCACGGCAAAGGGGCGATCGCCTACCTTCCCACAGGCGTGTACGTCATTAAAGAGACGCTGCGAATTACGGGCCAGGATTACTATGTGGGGGGCAGTGGCTTTCTGAGCAAACTGTTCTGGAAAGGGGCCGAAGGCGGCGTGCTGGTCGAGGTCGAAAAGCCCGACCACCTTACGCTGCAGGCGCTGGCGATTGGCAACCACGATGTGGGGAAAATGAACAACGGCATCGACGTGCTGCAGCAGGGATCGGGCAAAGCCACCCACGTGACCTACGACCATGTGTTCGCTTACGGCATGTATCAGCGGCAGCCTTTCGTCAAAGGGATGCAGTTCCGCAATCTGGGGCCGAACGAGGTCGTCAAGATTGACGGCGTGCAGGGAAATCTCCGCTTTGAGAATTGCGCCCAGGCGACGATACTGGCCGGCACCTCGTTTGAAGGTTCGGTCGTGGTGGAAGGCGCCGGCAAAAATCGCGACGGCTTCCTGGGTTTTCTGACGCGTCTCTCGACCCAGACCACTCATGGCCTGTATGTGCGTGATAACCACAGCGTGGTGATGAGCGATTTCTATATTGAACAGGCCAACAACGGGTTTGTCTTTCAAGGAAGTTCCGAGCTGCCTCCGGGACAGGTGACGCTGCAGGGAGGGAAGCTGGATTTCACCGTGCCCAAGGATAAACCCAAAGAAGGGACGGCCATGACGATTGACGATTATCAGGGGCAGATCTTTTTCGGCCCCAACCAGTTCTACGTCAATCCGCCCAACGTGCGCATCACGTACAAAGGCCAGGGCGGCGCCGAGCTGACGGTTTGGGCGTCGCTGTTTTACAAGACCTCGCTCGATCTGCAGGGCGACAAGTCACTCCTGATTCGCCTGATCGGCAACGAAGGGGTCGACAATGTCACGGGCGAAGGGGAGGTAACATATCTCTATTCGGCAGATAAAGATGCGGAAGCGGCCGCTGAGAAGCTGACTGCCGCCCTGGATCACCTGCGCGAGCTCGGCCGCTGGGACCTGCAGTTGAATCACCCGCAAGAGTAG
- a CDS encoding MerR family DNA-binding transcriptional regulator, which translates to MENLKHFTEQVQDMLRVGEAAKLLGVTSETLRNWDKSGRLVATRHPVTGYRYYRESELERFLLKVVAERKAVTNE; encoded by the coding sequence GTGGAAAACCTGAAGCACTTTACAGAACAAGTGCAGGACATGTTGCGCGTCGGCGAGGCGGCAAAACTCCTTGGCGTGACCTCCGAAACGCTGCGCAACTGGGACAAATCAGGGCGGCTCGTCGCAACTCGTCATCCGGTTACTGGCTATCGCTACTACCGGGAAAGCGAGCTCGAACGGTTTTTGCTAAAGGTGGTTGCCGAACGGAAGGCCGTAACCAATGAGTGA
- a CDS encoding DNA glycosylase family protein: MNEKHWPILGVQHVARHAFVGFWERLYTGYDEEFYQTNIGQPLTPERIADWFAWKNGRPLSAKKIRTIRRYLSLDERIDRDAGTEALQKFLNRPGGAIWRIFWLHLQHPEHFPIYDQHVHRAMAYLQGWPRLEIPRQNPAKVRAYLENYRAFFASFKDGNPRRADRALWSFGKFLRTEYAHVFREPFRL; this comes from the coding sequence ATGAACGAGAAGCATTGGCCCATTCTGGGCGTCCAGCATGTTGCGCGTCATGCGTTTGTAGGCTTCTGGGAGCGGTTGTATACCGGCTACGACGAGGAGTTTTACCAGACGAACATCGGTCAACCGCTCACACCCGAACGGATCGCCGACTGGTTCGCCTGGAAGAACGGACGTCCGCTGTCCGCGAAGAAGATCAGGACCATCCGCCGTTACCTTTCCCTTGACGAACGCATCGACCGCGACGCCGGAACCGAAGCCTTGCAGAAGTTTTTGAACCGCCCCGGAGGTGCAATCTGGCGCATCTTCTGGCTGCACCTGCAGCATCCCGAGCACTTCCCCATTTACGACCAGCACGTGCACCGGGCAATGGCGTATCTGCAGGGGTGGCCCCGCCTGGAGATCCCCCGCCAGAACCCGGCGAAAGTTCGCGCCTACCTGGAGAACTATCGGGCGTTTTTCGCCAGCTTCAAGGACGGCAACCCCCGGCGAGCGGATCGGGCCCTGTGGAGCTTCGGGAAATTCCTGCGAACGGAATATGCCCACGTCTTCCGTGAACCTTTCCGCCTGTAG
- a CDS encoding DUF6807 family protein: MMRFVFSALLLSCTLATAAADESRAIVATRTDQGIRFAEQGGDGILFYQRVAKSQEGKFARANYLHPLYDLDGAVLTEDFPADHLHQRGVYWAWHQLRVNGKNAGDGWALKGLRWQVEEAQIEPDDGHSASLRLRVTWLSELLADKAGESLPVVEETTTIRVYRQENDARRIDFEIGLRALHPQVEIGGSEDPKGYSGFSVRARLPQEVQFVGVEGPVEPEKTALEAGPVIDLSARFDKATSGVAILQHPSLPKYPQTWILRRQKSMQNPVYPGRNAVVLPTDAPQVLRYRLVVHRGAGEPQLLRKWQADYAADQAVSP; the protein is encoded by the coding sequence ATGATGCGATTTGTTTTCTCTGCCCTTCTGTTGTCATGCACCTTGGCGACGGCGGCGGCCGATGAGTCGCGAGCGATTGTCGCGACGCGCACCGACCAGGGCATTCGCTTTGCCGAGCAGGGCGGCGACGGCATTCTGTTTTATCAACGCGTTGCCAAATCCCAGGAGGGAAAGTTCGCCAGGGCCAACTATCTCCATCCGCTTTACGATCTCGACGGCGCCGTATTGACGGAAGATTTTCCGGCCGACCATTTGCATCAGCGGGGCGTCTATTGGGCCTGGCATCAGTTGCGTGTGAATGGCAAAAACGCCGGCGACGGCTGGGCCCTGAAGGGGTTGCGCTGGCAAGTTGAGGAAGCACAGATCGAACCCGATGACGGCCATTCGGCAAGCCTGCGACTGCGCGTCACCTGGCTTTCGGAACTGCTCGCAGACAAGGCGGGCGAGTCGTTGCCGGTCGTCGAAGAGACTACCACCATCCGCGTGTATCGGCAGGAAAACGATGCGCGAAGGATCGACTTTGAAATTGGCCTGCGAGCGCTGCATCCGCAAGTCGAGATTGGCGGCTCCGAAGATCCAAAAGGATACAGCGGTTTCAGCGTTCGCGCCCGACTTCCGCAGGAGGTGCAATTCGTCGGCGTCGAGGGGCCCGTCGAACCGGAGAAGACGGCGCTGGAGGCGGGCCCGGTGATCGATCTCTCGGCGCGCTTCGACAAGGCGACCAGCGGCGTCGCCATCCTGCAGCACCCTTCATTGCCGAAGTATCCGCAAACCTGGATCTTGCGCCGCCAGAAGAGCATGCAAAACCCCGTCTATCCCGGCCGAAATGCGGTCGTTCTGCCAACCGACGCGCCGCAGGTGCTGCGTTACCGGCTGGTCGTGCATCGCGGCGCCGGGGAACCGCAGTTGCTGCGGAAATGGCAGGCGGATTACGCCGCCGACCAGGCAGTTTCCCCCTGA
- a CDS encoding DUF1552 domain-containing protein, translated as MAQKSWQLDRRAFLFGTGVSLALPYLECMGATPAGQAATAPRRFGAIYFPFGVSAPDPESEHARWSWFPNGEGLNYTFNDSLKPLEKHRKNLTVLGGLSHPQGRQMGGHDTADTFLTGGLVTSESVRNTVSVDQVVSQFVGEQTRFPSMVLSTDGGVGEPTRSSTLSYNELGRPLPALNQPQQIFERLFGAGEANLAARRRKLTSASAMLDSVLEDSRSLRTRLGSVDREKFDEYLDSVRQIEQRVELTQRWLEVPRPELRDEERKLLHLDADDEAPKLYMRTMYDLIYLAFRTDSTRVATYQIGNMADFSSKAGKFPQLEGFKGSLHTLAHDWNKPEGAKNLGEWDRCMAEQLVYFLDRLASAQDEHGSLLDSSLILYGSSNSQTHNNTNYPLVLAGGSRLGMQHGQYRKFGPDTPMSNLFVTMLQCLGAPQQTFADSTGSMTELFPA; from the coding sequence ATGGCGCAAAAATCCTGGCAGCTTGATCGTCGGGCTTTCCTGTTTGGAACGGGCGTATCGCTGGCGTTGCCTTATCTGGAATGCATGGGCGCGACTCCCGCGGGCCAGGCGGCGACGGCGCCTCGTCGTTTTGGCGCCATCTACTTTCCCTTTGGCGTGAGCGCGCCGGATCCCGAAAGCGAGCACGCTCGCTGGAGCTGGTTCCCCAATGGCGAAGGACTGAACTACACGTTCAACGACAGCCTCAAACCGCTGGAAAAACACCGGAAGAATCTCACGGTCCTGGGCGGCCTGTCCCATCCGCAAGGGCGCCAGATGGGCGGCCACGACACGGCCGACACCTTCCTGACCGGCGGCCTGGTGACGAGCGAGTCCGTACGGAACACGGTCAGCGTGGACCAGGTTGTCTCGCAGTTTGTCGGGGAACAGACCCGCTTCCCGTCGATGGTGCTCTCCACCGATGGCGGCGTCGGTGAACCGACCCGGTCGAGCACGCTCTCTTACAACGAACTCGGCCGGCCTCTCCCTGCGTTGAACCAGCCGCAGCAGATCTTCGAGCGATTGTTCGGCGCCGGCGAAGCGAACCTGGCGGCCAGGCGGCGGAAGTTGACCAGCGCCTCGGCCATGCTCGACAGCGTGCTCGAAGACTCCCGTTCCTTGCGCACCCGGCTGGGCAGCGTAGATCGCGAGAAGTTCGACGAGTACCTGGACTCGGTGCGGCAGATCGAACAGCGGGTGGAACTCACGCAGCGCTGGCTGGAAGTCCCCCGGCCCGAACTCCGGGACGAAGAGCGAAAGCTGCTGCACCTGGACGCCGACGACGAAGCGCCAAAACTCTACATGCGCACCATGTACGATTTGATCTACCTCGCCTTCCGCACGGACTCCACCCGGGTCGCCACGTATCAGATTGGCAACATGGCCGACTTCTCTTCCAAGGCCGGCAAGTTCCCGCAACTGGAAGGATTCAAAGGCTCCCTGCACACGCTGGCCCACGACTGGAACAAGCCCGAAGGCGCCAAGAACCTGGGCGAGTGGGACCGCTGCATGGCGGAGCAGCTCGTCTACTTCCTGGACCGTCTGGCGTCCGCCCAGGACGAACACGGCTCCCTGCTCGACAGCTCGCTCATCCTCTACGGCAGCAGCAACAGCCAGACCCACAACAACACCAACTACCCCTTAGTCCTGGCCGGCGGAAGCAGGCTCGGCATGCAGCACGGCCAGTATCGAAAATTCGGTCCGGACACGCCCATGTCCAACCTGTTTGTGACCATGCTCCAGTGCCTGGGCGCGCCACAGCAAACCTTCGCCGACAGCACCGGCAGCATGACAGAACTGTTCCCGGCGTAA
- a CDS encoding DUF1592 domain-containing protein: protein MTHRILLTIGVALSMLASTYAAELPDFQKEVTPILQARCVRCHGPEVQEARIRLDQLSPDLIGNRPAAETWNEVRNVLHAAEMPPEGEPALTEKEFQTLTRWVTSSLEQAIAAQRQTHGRVVLRRLNRVEYQNTMQDLLGLEMDYARDLPPDGVSGDGFRNNGQSLQMSALQLEYYLETARRALERVIVSGPAPETYERTFTESNVASWLPGIERANRLGRKQEFLGTMLDEYPESGRFRLRLKFSAELKPEYGNPLLEVSIGYRVLPKFPLFKTMGLIEIDSDEPQVLEFTGYLEDYPMPVREQVKFPGLVIRVRNLYDDGSPLPKADKKRKNKQNQPYEDDGLPTINVESVEFQGRVFEQWPPQLHRRILLDSDLRETDEAAYVAKVLQPFMQRAYRRPVQPAEVEKMQQFFTAIREEFPTFEDALRETLAMVLIRPDFLYLIEPAGEEKRPLQDWELASRLSYFLWSTMPDDELRDLAAAGKLQQPSVLEEQVERMLADPRSWNFVEQFTQQWLHLDGVERVAVSKDYYPQFDETLKAEMQAETQHFFAELLRTDGSALNLLQSDFTILNERLARHYGIPGVLGNQFRRVPLPADQHRGGLLGHASVLLSNSTGEDAHAVRRAVWIRDRLLNDPPAPPPADVPSLEEADPEFHKLSIREQLKIHRGNAACASCHRDIDPWGIALENFDAVGLWRDEVRRKVDDGFETLPVLASDQMPDGQEIAGADALREYLATNRKDAFAQALVERLLTYALGRRLELGDQEMVDKLTQEMIQNDYRLGSLVRAIAASEPFLTK, encoded by the coding sequence ATGACGCACAGAATCCTGCTCACGATTGGGGTAGCGCTGTCGATGCTCGCCAGTACGTACGCCGCGGAGCTGCCGGATTTCCAGAAAGAGGTCACGCCGATCCTGCAGGCGCGGTGCGTGCGGTGCCATGGGCCGGAAGTGCAGGAAGCCCGCATCCGACTGGACCAGCTTTCTCCGGACCTGATCGGCAATCGCCCGGCGGCGGAAACCTGGAACGAAGTGCGCAACGTGCTGCATGCGGCGGAGATGCCGCCGGAGGGCGAACCGGCCCTCACGGAGAAAGAGTTCCAGACGCTCACCCGCTGGGTGACGAGTTCGCTGGAGCAGGCGATCGCAGCCCAGCGGCAGACCCACGGCCGTGTGGTGCTGCGAAGATTGAACCGCGTGGAATATCAGAACACCATGCAGGATCTGCTGGGCCTCGAGATGGACTACGCCCGCGATCTGCCGCCCGACGGCGTCTCTGGCGACGGCTTCCGTAACAATGGCCAGTCGCTGCAGATGTCGGCTCTGCAACTGGAGTACTACCTGGAAACGGCCCGCCGCGCTTTGGAACGGGTGATTGTCAGCGGCCCGGCGCCGGAAACCTATGAACGCACCTTTACCGAGAGCAACGTCGCATCCTGGCTGCCCGGGATCGAACGCGCCAATCGCCTGGGGCGCAAGCAGGAGTTTCTGGGGACCATGCTCGATGAATATCCGGAGTCGGGCCGGTTTCGCCTTCGCCTGAAATTCAGCGCCGAGCTGAAGCCCGAGTATGGCAATCCCCTGCTGGAAGTTTCGATCGGGTATCGTGTGCTTCCCAAGTTCCCGCTGTTCAAAACAATGGGGCTAATCGAGATCGATTCGGACGAGCCGCAGGTGCTGGAGTTCACCGGCTATCTGGAGGACTATCCCATGCCGGTCCGCGAGCAGGTCAAGTTCCCGGGCCTGGTGATTCGCGTCCGCAATTTGTACGACGACGGCTCGCCGCTGCCCAAGGCCGACAAGAAAAGAAAGAACAAGCAGAACCAGCCGTACGAAGACGACGGCCTGCCCACCATCAACGTGGAGTCCGTGGAGTTCCAGGGCCGCGTGTTCGAGCAATGGCCGCCGCAGTTGCATCGGCGGATCCTGTTGGATTCGGACCTGCGCGAAACCGACGAGGCGGCCTATGTCGCCAAAGTGCTGCAGCCGTTCATGCAGCGGGCGTATCGTCGTCCAGTGCAACCGGCCGAAGTGGAGAAGATGCAGCAGTTCTTCACTGCCATTCGCGAGGAGTTCCCCACCTTCGAAGACGCCCTGCGCGAAACGCTGGCCATGGTGCTCATACGTCCTGACTTCCTCTATTTGATTGAACCGGCAGGCGAGGAGAAACGTCCCCTGCAGGACTGGGAGCTGGCGTCGCGGCTGTCGTACTTCTTATGGAGCACCATGCCCGACGACGAGCTGCGGGACCTGGCGGCGGCCGGCAAGCTGCAGCAGCCCAGCGTCCTGGAAGAGCAGGTCGAACGGATGCTGGCGGACCCGCGGTCCTGGAACTTTGTCGAACAGTTCACCCAGCAATGGCTGCACCTGGACGGCGTCGAACGAGTAGCGGTCAGCAAGGACTATTACCCGCAGTTTGACGAAACCCTCAAAGCCGAGATGCAGGCGGAGACGCAGCACTTTTTTGCGGAACTGCTCCGCACCGACGGCAGCGCGCTAAACCTGCTCCAGTCCGACTTCACCATACTCAACGAACGGCTGGCCCGGCATTACGGCATCCCGGGAGTCCTGGGCAACCAGTTTCGCCGCGTGCCCCTGCCTGCCGATCAGCACCGGGGCGGACTGCTGGGACATGCGAGCGTGCTGCTCAGCAATTCGACCGGGGAAGACGCCCATGCCGTACGCCGGGCCGTTTGGATCCGGGACCGACTGCTCAACGATCCTCCGGCCCCGCCGCCTGCCGACGTCCCCTCGCTGGAAGAAGCCGATCCCGAGTTCCACAAACTTTCGATCCGAGAGCAGCTGAAGATCCATCGAGGCAACGCGGCCTGCGCCAGCTGCCATCGCGACATTGACCCCTGGGGCATCGCCCTGGAGAACTTCGACGCTGTTGGCCTCTGGCGGGACGAAGTCCGCCGCAAGGTCGACGACGGCTTTGAAACCCTGCCGGTCCTCGCCAGCGACCAGATGCCCGATGGCCAGGAAATCGCCGGCGCCGACGCGCTCCGGGAATACCTGGCGACCAACCGGAAGGATGCGTTTGCGCAAGCCCTGGTGGAACGTCTGCTAACTTACGCCCTGGGCCGGCGGCTGGAACTGGGCGACCAGGAGATGGTGGACAAGCTGACGCAGGAGATGATCCAGAACGATTATCGGCTGGGATCGCTGGTCCGTGCTATTGCGGCCAGCGAACCTTTTCTGACAAAATGA